DNA from Flavobacterium aestivum:
CAGTAACCGTACCTTATGCCACTGATGAAAACCTTGTTGCTTTAAAAGGAGAAGACAATATGCGTGATCTTGGAGGCTATGTTGGGGCTGATAGTAAGCGAATTTTATACCACAAATTATTTCGCTCAGGAGAGCTTTCTACATTAACAGCTGCCGATTTAGAACATTTGACTTCTAAAGAGATATATCAAATTATCGATTTAAGGACTACTACGGAACGTACAGAGAAACCAGATGTTACAATAAAAGGGACTGTTCATTATGAACTTTCTTTATTGGATGAGAGTAATTCATTGACGAGTGGTGGTGCTACGAGCTCAAATAGTGTAATGGGGTTAATTCTTTCCGGAAAAGTGAAAGCGGAAGAGATAATGATTCCAGCTTACGCAGTAGATGATATTAAAATTGCACAATGGACAAAAATATTTGACTTATTGGAATCTGGGCAAACGACACTTTGGCATTGTACTGCTGGTAAAGACAGAGCAGGAATGACTAGTGCTTTAGTACTTTATTCGTTGGGTGTTGACAAAAAAGTTATCATCGAAGATTTTATGAAGTCCAATGATTATCTTGCTACAAGTAATAATCAGACAATTGCTTATATTAATGCTCAATATGGAGTTGCAGGTATGGGCGAAAAATTAATACCATTATTAGGGGTTAAAGAAGTTTACATAACTACTTTTTTAAATGAAATTGAAACTAAATATGGAAGTGTAGATAACTTCCTTACTAAAATCATTAAAGTAGATACCGCTAAAATGAGACAGAATTTTCTTGAAAAGTAATAAGATGGATTAACTTATCATTAATAACAAAGAAAAGCCTGGTGTATGCCAGGCTTTTCTTTGTTAAAAGTTTTAATTTGTTCAAACTTTATTTTAAATCAGATTGATAATTTTGTAGAATATTAAATTAAAATATGCTTAGCAATCCGCCATATTTACGGCAATTGCCAGTCCACCTTCTGAGGTTTCTTTGTATTTTGAGTTCATATCTTTGGCAGTTTGCCACATAGTATCAATAACTTTATCCAAAGGAACTTTTGCGTTTTTAGCGTCGGTTTCTAAGGCAAGTTCTGCAGCATTAATTGCTTTTATGGCACCCATTGTATTTCTTTCGATACATGGAATCTGAACCAAACCACCAATTGG
Protein-coding regions in this window:
- a CDS encoding tyrosine-protein phosphatase, translated to MKKNLQKLFYVALLGFATFSNSSCSNNDEETVTVPYATDENLVALKGEDNMRDLGGYVGADSKRILYHKLFRSGELSTLTAADLEHLTSKEIYQIIDLRTTTERTEKPDVTIKGTVHYELSLLDESNSLTSGGATSSNSVMGLILSGKVKAEEIMIPAYAVDDIKIAQWTKIFDLLESGQTTLWHCTAGKDRAGMTSALVLYSLGVDKKVIIEDFMKSNDYLATSNNQTIAYINAQYGVAGMGEKLIPLLGVKEVYITTFLNEIETKYGSVDNFLTKIIKVDTAKMRQNFLEK